The following are encoded together in the Microterricola viridarii genome:
- a CDS encoding dihydroorotase encodes MSSSTPRERTLITGATLADGTRTDLLLENGRIAETGSGLSAAGATVVDADGLLALPGLVDLHTHLREPGYEQSETVLTGSRAAAAGGFTSIFAMANTSPVADTAGVVEQVLSLGEQAAYATVRPIGAVTVGLAGEKLAELGAMANSRAQVRVFSDDGFCVSDPLLMRRALEYVKAFGGVIAQHAQEPKLTVGAQMNEGALSGELGLTGWPAVAEESIIARDVLLAEHVGSRLHVCHVSTAGSVDVIRWAKARGINVTAEVTPHHLLLTEELVASYDARYKVNPPLRRREDVEALRAALADGTIDIVATDHAPHPVEAKDCEWDAAANGMVGLESALSVVHASVVENGLLDWNDVARVLSGAPARIGRLAGHSSVLEPGVIADIVLYDPNARREFSTQNLAGKGVNSPYLAMTLPGRVEATFRHGYATVLGGELVPAEQVALAAASNAISMAGVSLAEVTA; translated from the coding sequence ATGAGTTCATCAACACCCCGCGAACGCACCCTCATCACCGGCGCCACCCTGGCCGACGGCACCCGCACCGACCTGCTGCTGGAGAACGGCCGCATCGCAGAGACCGGCTCCGGCCTGAGCGCGGCAGGCGCCACTGTCGTCGACGCCGACGGGCTGCTCGCGCTGCCCGGCCTCGTCGACCTGCACACGCACCTCCGCGAGCCCGGCTACGAGCAGAGCGAGACGGTTCTCACCGGCAGCCGTGCTGCGGCGGCCGGCGGCTTCACCAGCATCTTCGCCATGGCCAACACCTCGCCCGTCGCTGACACCGCCGGCGTCGTCGAGCAGGTCCTCTCGCTTGGAGAGCAGGCCGCCTACGCCACGGTGCGCCCGATCGGTGCCGTCACCGTCGGCCTGGCCGGCGAGAAGCTCGCCGAACTCGGCGCCATGGCCAACTCCCGCGCCCAGGTGCGCGTCTTCTCCGACGACGGCTTCTGCGTCTCCGACCCGCTGCTGATGCGGCGGGCCCTGGAATACGTGAAGGCCTTCGGCGGTGTCATCGCCCAGCACGCCCAGGAGCCCAAGCTCACGGTCGGCGCCCAGATGAACGAGGGCGCGCTCTCCGGCGAACTCGGCCTCACGGGCTGGCCCGCGGTTGCAGAAGAGTCAATCATCGCCCGCGACGTGCTCTTGGCCGAGCACGTCGGCTCCCGGCTGCACGTCTGCCACGTCTCCACCGCCGGTTCGGTCGACGTCATCCGCTGGGCGAAGGCCCGCGGCATCAACGTCACCGCCGAGGTCACGCCGCACCACCTGCTGCTGACCGAGGAACTCGTCGCCAGCTACGACGCCCGCTACAAGGTGAACCCGCCGCTGCGCCGTCGCGAAGACGTCGAGGCGCTCCGGGCCGCCCTGGCCGACGGCACCATCGACATCGTCGCCACCGACCACGCCCCGCACCCCGTCGAGGCGAAGGATTGCGAGTGGGATGCCGCGGCGAACGGAATGGTCGGGCTGGAGTCCGCTCTCTCCGTCGTGCACGCCTCCGTCGTCGAGAACGGCCTGCTCGACTGGAATGACGTCGCCCGCGTGCTGAGCGGCGCCCCCGCCCGGATCGGCCGCCTCGCCGGTCACAGCAGCGTGCTCGAGCCGGGCGTGATCGCCGACATCGTGCTCTACGACCCGAACGCGCGCCGCGAGTTCAGCACCCAGAACCTGGCCGGCAAGGGCGTCAACTCGCCCTACCTGGCCATGACGCTGCCCGGCCGCGTCGAGGCCACGTTCCGCCACGGTTACGCCACCGTGCTCGGCGGCGAGCTGGTTCCGGCCGAGCAGGTCGCCCTGGCCGCCGCGTCGAACGCGATCAGCATGGCCGGGGTCAGCCTGGCCGAGGTCACCGCATGA
- the carB gene encoding carbamoyl-phosphate synthase large subunit, protein MPKRDDIKSVLVIGSGPIVIGQACEFDYSGTQACRVLREEGVRVILVNSNPATIMTDPDFADATYVEPITWQIIETIIAKEKPDAILPTLGGQTALNAAIDLHQNGILEKYNVELIGANFEAINKGEDRQIFKELVLAAGADVARSYIATSVEQAVEQAKDLGYPLVVRPSFTMGGLGSGFAYTEEELRRIVGDGIHQSPTSEVLLEESILGWKEYELELMRDTSDNTVVVCSIENVDPVGVHTGDSITVAPALTLTDREFQKLRDIGIDIIRAVGVDTGGCNIQFAIDPANGRIIVIEMNPRVSRSSALASKATGFPIAKIAAKLAIGYRLDEIPNDITKVTPSSFEPTLDYVVVKVPRFNFEKFPAADATLTTTMKSVGEAMAIGRNYATALQKALRSMEKKGSSFHWGEETRSMQELLEISKIPTDGRIVTVQQALRKGATNAQVFEATKIDPWFIDQIELINEVAETIANAETLDTDVLVYAKDHGFSDAQIGELRGFGESDVRDVRHILGVRPVFKTVDTCAGEFPALTPYHYSSYDEETEVIPSDRKKVVILGSGPNRIGQGVEFDYSCVHASFALSDAGFETIMINCNPETVSTDYDTSDRLYFEPLTLEDVLEVIHAESQSGELVGVVVQLGGQTALGLAKGLEAAGIPILGTTPSAIDLAEERGLFSGILDAAGLMAPRNGTATDAPGAIAVAEEIGYPVLVRPSYVLGGRGMEIIYDSASFADYFERIEGQVVVGPTHPLLVDRFLDDAIEIDVDAIYDGTELYIGGVMEHIEEAGIHSGDSSCTLPPVTLGRGQIDKVREATLAIAQGIGVRGLLNVQFAIGAGVLYVLEANPRASRTVPFVSKALGIPLAKAASLVMVGTSIAELKASGLLPENDGSRVPLDSPVSVKEAVLPFKRFRTKEGTVVDSVLGPEMRSTGEVMGIDKDFPTAFAKSQLAAYGGMPLSGTVFVSVSDRDKRAVILPALRLQELGYTLVATEGTVEVLRRNGIRAEQVAKFSDKVESSIVDLIHQGEVQVVINTPSGGSARADGYEIRAAAVAADIPLFTTIAELSAAVGSLDAVRTGFDVTSLQEYAIQRAANA, encoded by the coding sequence ATGCCCAAGAGAGACGACATCAAGAGCGTTCTGGTCATCGGCTCCGGCCCGATCGTCATCGGCCAGGCCTGCGAGTTTGACTACTCGGGCACCCAGGCCTGCCGCGTGCTGCGCGAGGAGGGCGTGCGCGTCATCCTGGTCAACTCGAACCCGGCCACCATCATGACCGACCCCGACTTCGCCGACGCCACCTACGTGGAGCCGATCACCTGGCAGATCATCGAGACGATCATCGCCAAGGAGAAGCCGGACGCCATCCTGCCGACGCTCGGCGGCCAGACTGCTCTGAACGCGGCCATCGACCTGCACCAGAACGGCATCCTCGAGAAGTACAACGTCGAGCTCATCGGCGCCAACTTCGAGGCCATCAACAAGGGCGAGGACCGCCAGATCTTCAAGGAGCTCGTCCTCGCCGCCGGCGCCGACGTGGCCCGCTCCTACATCGCGACCAGCGTCGAGCAGGCCGTCGAGCAGGCCAAGGACCTCGGCTACCCGCTCGTCGTGCGCCCCTCCTTCACCATGGGCGGCCTCGGCTCCGGCTTCGCGTACACCGAGGAGGAGCTGCGCCGCATCGTCGGCGACGGCATCCACCAGAGCCCCACCAGCGAGGTGCTGCTCGAAGAGTCGATCCTCGGCTGGAAGGAGTACGAGCTCGAGCTCATGCGCGACACCAGCGACAACACCGTCGTGGTCTGCTCGATCGAGAACGTCGACCCGGTCGGCGTGCACACCGGCGACTCGATCACGGTGGCGCCCGCGCTCACCCTGACCGACCGCGAGTTCCAGAAGCTGCGCGACATCGGCATCGACATCATCCGGGCCGTCGGCGTCGACACCGGCGGCTGCAACATCCAGTTCGCCATCGACCCGGCCAACGGCCGCATCATCGTGATCGAGATGAACCCGCGCGTCTCCCGCTCCTCCGCCCTCGCCTCGAAGGCGACCGGATTCCCGATCGCGAAGATCGCCGCGAAGCTGGCCATCGGCTACCGCCTCGACGAGATCCCCAACGACATCACCAAGGTGACGCCGTCCAGCTTCGAGCCGACCCTCGACTACGTCGTCGTCAAGGTGCCGCGCTTCAACTTCGAGAAGTTCCCCGCAGCGGATGCCACGCTCACCACGACCATGAAGTCGGTCGGCGAGGCGATGGCCATCGGCCGCAACTACGCCACCGCACTGCAGAAGGCCCTGCGCTCGATGGAGAAGAAGGGCTCGTCGTTCCACTGGGGCGAGGAGACCCGCTCCATGCAGGAGCTGCTCGAGATCTCGAAGATCCCCACCGACGGACGCATCGTCACCGTGCAGCAGGCGCTGCGCAAGGGCGCCACGAACGCCCAGGTGTTCGAGGCCACGAAGATCGACCCCTGGTTCATCGACCAGATCGAGCTCATCAACGAGGTCGCAGAGACCATCGCGAACGCCGAGACGCTCGACACCGACGTGCTGGTCTACGCCAAGGACCACGGCTTCTCCGACGCCCAGATCGGCGAGCTGCGCGGCTTCGGCGAGTCCGACGTGCGCGACGTGCGCCACATCCTCGGCGTCCGCCCCGTCTTCAAGACGGTCGACACCTGTGCGGGCGAGTTCCCCGCGCTCACGCCGTACCACTACTCCAGCTACGACGAGGAGACCGAGGTCATCCCGAGCGACCGCAAGAAGGTCGTCATCCTGGGCTCCGGCCCGAACCGTATCGGCCAGGGCGTCGAATTCGACTACTCCTGCGTGCACGCCTCCTTCGCCCTCTCCGACGCGGGCTTCGAGACGATCATGATCAATTGCAACCCGGAGACGGTCTCAACCGACTACGACACCTCCGACCGCCTGTACTTCGAGCCGCTCACGCTCGAGGACGTGCTCGAGGTCATCCACGCCGAGAGCCAGAGCGGCGAGCTCGTCGGCGTCGTCGTGCAGCTCGGCGGCCAGACGGCCCTCGGCCTCGCCAAGGGCCTCGAGGCAGCGGGCATCCCGATCCTCGGCACCACCCCGTCGGCGATCGACCTCGCCGAGGAGCGCGGCTTGTTCTCCGGCATCCTGGATGCCGCAGGCCTGATGGCCCCGCGCAACGGCACCGCGACCGACGCCCCCGGCGCCATCGCGGTCGCCGAGGAGATCGGCTACCCCGTGCTGGTGCGCCCGAGCTATGTGCTCGGCGGCCGCGGCATGGAGATCATCTACGACAGCGCCTCGTTCGCCGACTACTTCGAGCGCATCGAGGGCCAGGTCGTCGTCGGACCGACCCACCCGCTGCTGGTGGACCGCTTCCTTGACGACGCAATCGAGATTGACGTCGACGCCATCTACGACGGCACCGAGCTCTACATCGGCGGCGTCATGGAGCACATCGAGGAGGCCGGCATCCACTCCGGAGACTCCAGCTGCACCCTGCCGCCCGTCACCCTCGGCCGCGGCCAGATCGACAAGGTCCGCGAGGCCACGCTGGCTATCGCCCAGGGCATCGGCGTGCGCGGCCTGCTGAACGTGCAGTTCGCGATCGGCGCCGGCGTGCTCTACGTGCTCGAGGCCAACCCGCGTGCCTCCCGCACCGTGCCCTTCGTCTCCAAGGCCCTCGGCATTCCGCTGGCCAAGGCCGCGTCGCTGGTCATGGTCGGCACCTCCATCGCCGAGCTCAAGGCCTCCGGCCTGCTGCCGGAGAACGATGGCTCCCGCGTGCCCCTGGACTCGCCCGTCTCCGTCAAGGAGGCCGTTCTGCCGTTCAAGCGCTTCCGTACCAAGGAGGGCACCGTGGTTGACTCGGTGCTCGGCCCGGAGATGCGCTCGACCGGTGAGGTCATGGGCATCGACAAGGACTTCCCGACAGCCTTCGCCAAGAGCCAGCTGGCGGCATACGGCGGGATGCCGCTCTCCGGCACCGTGTTCGTCTCGGTCAGCGACCGCGACAAGCGCGCCGTGATCCTGCCGGCCCTGCGCCTGCAGGAGCTCGGCTACACGCTGGTGGCCACGGAGGGCACCGTCGAGGTGCTGCGTCGCAACGGCATCCGTGCCGAGCAGGTGGCGAAGTTCTCTGACAAGGTCGAGTCCTCGATCGTCGACCTGATCCACCAGGGCGAGGTGCAGGTGGTCATCAACACGCCGAGCGGCGGCTCCGCCCGCGCCGACGGCTACGAGATCCGCGCGGCCGCAGTCGCCGCCGACATCCCGCTGTTCACCACCATTGCCGAGCTGAGCGCGGCCGTCGGATCGCTGGATGCCGTGCGCACCGGCTTCGACGTCACCAGCCTGCAGGAATACGCAATCCAGCGGGCAGCGAACGCGTGA
- a CDS encoding aspartate carbamoyltransferase catalytic subunit, producing the protein MRHLLSTKDLSRDAAIEILDIAEDMADVQQREVKKLPTLRGKTVVNLFFEDSTRTRISFEAAAKRLSADVINFSAKGSSVSKGESLKDTAQTLAAIGADGVVIRHGASGAPAVLAASGWIDAGIINAGDGTHEHPTQALLDAFTIRRRLHPGASRGRDLDGVTVTIVGDILHSRVARSNVWLLSALGASVHLVAPPTLVPVHTTAWPATIGYDLDAAIDAAPDVVMMLRIQAERMNAAFFPNSREYSRTWGLDDDRFRRLAPSSIVMHPGPMNRGLEISSAAADSAQSTVLEQVANGVSVRMAALYVLLSGEREVAR; encoded by the coding sequence ATGCGCCACCTGCTCTCCACCAAGGACCTCTCCCGCGACGCCGCCATCGAGATCCTCGACATTGCTGAGGACATGGCTGATGTGCAGCAGCGCGAGGTCAAGAAGCTGCCGACACTGCGCGGCAAGACCGTCGTCAACCTGTTCTTCGAGGACTCCACCCGCACCCGCATCTCGTTCGAGGCGGCCGCCAAGCGGTTGTCTGCGGATGTCATCAACTTCAGCGCCAAAGGTTCGAGCGTGTCCAAGGGCGAGAGCCTGAAAGACACGGCGCAGACCCTGGCCGCGATCGGCGCCGACGGCGTCGTCATCCGACACGGCGCCTCCGGCGCCCCGGCCGTGCTCGCCGCCAGCGGCTGGATTGACGCCGGCATCATCAACGCCGGAGACGGCACCCACGAGCACCCCACCCAGGCCCTGCTGGACGCGTTCACGATCCGCCGCCGCCTGCACCCCGGGGCATCGCGCGGCCGCGACCTGGACGGCGTCACCGTCACGATCGTCGGCGACATCCTGCACTCCCGCGTCGCCCGCTCCAACGTCTGGCTGCTCAGCGCCCTCGGCGCCAGCGTGCACCTGGTGGCCCCGCCCACCCTCGTGCCGGTGCACACCACGGCGTGGCCGGCGACGATCGGCTACGACCTCGACGCCGCGATCGACGCCGCGCCAGACGTCGTGATGATGCTGCGCATCCAGGCCGAGCGCATGAATGCAGCGTTTTTCCCCAACAGCCGGGAGTATTCCCGCACGTGGGGCCTTGATGATGATCGTTTTCGGCGCCTCGCGCCGAGTAGCATTGTGATGCACCCCGGGCCGATGAACCGCGGCCTGGAAATCTCGTCTGCCGCAGCCGATTCGGCGCAGTCGACGGTGCTCGAGCAGGTAGCGAATGGAGTTTCGGTGAGAATGGCCGCGTTGTACGTCTTGCTTTCTGGCGAACGTGAGGTGGCCCGATGA
- the pyrF gene encoding orotidine-5'-phosphate decarboxylase, with protein sequence MSQTEPLTFGDKLGAVFDRSGHLCVGIDPHAWILDQWGLEDSAEGAREFGLRVVEAAWNRAGIVKPQVSFFERHGSAGYAALERIIAEARAAGILVIADAKRGDIGSTQQAYGEAWLRPGSPLESDAVTLSPYLGLGSLQNSLELAEAAGKGVFVLAATSNPEAAGLQTARVRETERTVAANMLAGVAEWNGSRKDWSDRRFGSVGVVLGATLELAKFGIDINDEPVGPAVPVLAPGFGHQGAEVSETRRLFGALTPGVIVSESRGLLSAGRDGIADAIARRAEEVEAKRG encoded by the coding sequence GTGAGCCAGACAGAGCCGCTGACTTTCGGCGACAAGCTCGGGGCGGTCTTCGACCGCTCCGGGCACCTCTGCGTCGGCATCGACCCGCACGCCTGGATCCTGGACCAGTGGGGGCTCGAGGATTCCGCAGAGGGCGCCCGCGAGTTCGGGCTGCGCGTGGTCGAGGCGGCCTGGAACCGGGCCGGCATCGTCAAGCCGCAGGTGTCGTTCTTCGAACGGCACGGTTCCGCCGGCTACGCGGCGCTGGAGCGCATCATCGCCGAGGCCCGCGCCGCCGGCATCCTGGTGATCGCCGACGCCAAGCGCGGCGACATCGGCAGCACCCAGCAAGCATACGGTGAGGCCTGGCTGCGGCCCGGTTCTCCGCTCGAGTCGGATGCCGTCACGCTCAGCCCCTACCTCGGGCTCGGCTCGCTGCAGAACTCACTCGAGCTCGCCGAGGCTGCGGGCAAGGGTGTGTTCGTGCTCGCCGCCACCTCCAACCCGGAGGCGGCCGGCCTGCAGACCGCCCGTGTGCGTGAGACCGAGCGCACCGTGGCAGCCAACATGCTGGCCGGCGTCGCGGAGTGGAACGGCAGCAGGAAAGACTGGTCCGATCGTCGCTTCGGCTCGGTGGGTGTGGTGCTCGGCGCTACCCTCGAACTCGCGAAGTTCGGCATTGACATCAACGACGAGCCGGTCGGCCCTGCTGTGCCGGTGCTCGCGCCGGGCTTCGGGCACCAGGGCGCAGAGGTGAGTGAGACACGTCGACTGTTCGGCGCGCTCACCCCCGGCGTCATCGTCTCGGAATCGCGCGGCCTGCTCTCGGCCGGCCGCGACGGCATCGCCGACGCCATCGCGCGTCGCGCAGAAGAAGTGGAGGCCAAGCGTGGCTGA
- the carA gene encoding glutamine-hydrolyzing carbamoyl-phosphate synthase small subunit, with protein sequence MTVETATTPAPAVLVLEDGTRYRGRAYGATGRTLGEAVFATGMTGYQETLTDPSYAGQIVLMTAPHIGNTGANDEDMESSRIWVAGFIVREPSRIVSNFRAQRSIDDDLVAGGVVGISGIDTRAVTRRIRSVGAMRAGIFSGADFELSEGEQLELVRSGAQMKGLNLSGEVSTSERYELPATSERVGTVAVLDLGVKTSTLEFLANRGFDVVVLPQTTTAAEILEMKPDALFFSNGPGDPGASDGHVELLREALRAGVPYFGICFGNQLLGRALGFNTYKLPFGHRGINQPVLDKATGRVEITAHNHGFAVEAPIDVISESSQGFGRVEVSHYDLNDNVVEGLNCLDIPAFSVQYHPESASGPHDANYLFDRFRDMVIAQQQQNGNKN encoded by the coding sequence ATGACAGTTGAAACCGCAACCACCCCGGCCCCTGCCGTGCTCGTGCTCGAGGACGGAACCCGCTACCGCGGCCGCGCCTACGGCGCCACCGGCCGCACCCTCGGAGAGGCGGTGTTCGCCACCGGCATGACCGGCTACCAGGAGACGCTGACCGACCCGAGCTACGCCGGCCAGATCGTCTTGATGACGGCGCCGCACATCGGCAACACGGGCGCCAACGACGAGGACATGGAATCCTCCCGGATCTGGGTCGCCGGCTTCATCGTCCGCGAGCCCTCCCGCATCGTGTCGAACTTCCGCGCCCAGCGCAGCATCGACGACGACCTCGTCGCCGGGGGAGTCGTCGGCATCAGCGGGATCGACACCCGCGCCGTCACCCGCCGCATCCGTTCGGTCGGCGCCATGCGCGCCGGCATCTTCTCCGGGGCCGACTTCGAGCTCTCCGAGGGCGAGCAGCTCGAGCTGGTGCGCTCCGGCGCCCAGATGAAGGGCCTGAACCTCTCCGGCGAGGTCTCCACCAGCGAGCGCTACGAGCTGCCGGCCACGTCGGAGCGCGTCGGCACGGTCGCCGTGCTCGACCTGGGCGTCAAGACCTCCACGCTGGAGTTCCTGGCCAACCGCGGCTTCGACGTCGTCGTGCTGCCGCAGACCACCACCGCGGCCGAGATCCTCGAGATGAAGCCCGACGCGCTGTTCTTCTCCAACGGACCCGGCGACCCCGGCGCCTCCGACGGCCACGTCGAGCTGCTGCGCGAGGCGCTCCGCGCCGGCGTGCCGTACTTCGGCATCTGCTTCGGCAACCAGCTGCTCGGCCGTGCGCTCGGCTTCAACACCTACAAGCTGCCGTTCGGCCACCGCGGCATCAACCAGCCCGTGCTGGACAAGGCCACCGGCCGGGTCGAGATCACCGCGCACAACCACGGCTTCGCCGTCGAGGCGCCGATCGACGTCATCAGCGAGTCCAGCCAGGGCTTCGGCCGCGTCGAGGTCAGCCACTACGACCTCAACGACAACGTCGTCGAGGGCCTGAACTGCCTCGACATCCCCGCATTCTCCGTGCAGTACCACCCCGAGTCTGCCTCGGGCCCGCACGACGCCAACTACCTCTTTGACCGCTTCCGCGACATGGTCATCGCGCAGCAGCAGCAGAACGGAAACAAGAACTAA